Genomic segment of Saprospira sp. CCB-QB6:
GGTTTGGATAACATCGTTGCCGATGACCGAATAGGCCGCGAGGGCAAAGCCGAGATAGATGTATATTTCTGGCATTTCGTGATATAGATTAGTGCATCAAAAAGTCTTTGGCTTTAGGAGGCTCAAAATGCAATAATAATTTATCGGCTAAGGGAATAAAGGCATTAAGTAATTGTTAATTTGATTAGCCTAAAAAAAAACTTAGCCACCTACTTAAGGTAGCTAAGTTTTTTTCTTTGTTATGTGACTTTGGTCCTAATAATCTACGCTAATCAGCGGGCGTCTTTCTAGGCCAAGTTTGTCTATAGTTGCTTGAGAGAGTTCGCCTTCTTCGGGATTGATGCCATAGTCTTTTTGGAATTGGCGGAGGAAAAGGCGGGTAGCTTCGTCATAGTCGCCTGTTTTAGAAATTTTGTAGCCTAATTTGCGCAAAGCCTCTTGAATTTCGTAGGCGGTGGGGGCATTAAATACGCCAAAGGGGCAGACAACTTCTGCCCAACTTTGCCATTGGCCTGGGGGCAAATAGCGCAATTTTTCTCCTGCTTTGAGACTGGGTCTACCTGAGGATTCTGGAATAATTTCAATTCGGCTTTTTTGTTTTAGGGTTTGTCTTTTGACTACTTCATAGACTGCGGGGATCACATGATCCGTACGGCTGGTGTCCAAAATATCTTTAAAGGGATAAAAGCGCGTATTGACAACTTTATATTCTGGGGCTAATTTGACCAAACAAGCGGCTACCTTATGTTTAGGTTCTTCATCTTGGCGGCAGATTTCAGAAACATCTGCGGGCCGCCATTCTGAGACGGGATCTCTGAGCGTTAAAATTTCGGTACTCATGAAATAATTCGTCGTATCAAAATTTCCATTTAGGGCTGGAGAGACGAGAATACTATCTTCGGTTACTTCATATTCGGCGGGGACAAACTTAAGGTAATAGCCCTCAGCCAGATCATAGCTTTCTTCACTATTTGCATTGGCTAAGCCAATGAAGTAGGTTTTTCCCAATTCAGCCTGTTTTCTTAGACTCTCAAATATATCTTGAGTCTGAGC
This window contains:
- a CDS encoding peptidoglycan-binding domain-containing protein, producing the protein MGQLYLHTFIFFLTSFLLSLGINAQTQDIFESLRKQAELGKTYFIGLANANSEESYDLAEGYYLKFVPAEYEVTEDSILVSPALNGNFDTTNYFMSTEILTLRDPVSEWRPADVSEICRQDEEPKHKVAACLVKLAPEYKVVNTRFYPFKDILDTSRTDHVIPAVYEVVKRQTLKQKSRIEIIPESSGRPSLKAGEKLRYLPPGQWQSWAEVVCPFGVFNAPTAYEIQEALRKLGYKISKTGDYDEATRLFLRQFQKDYGINPEEGELSQATIDKLGLERRPLISVDY